A single window of Athene noctua chromosome 1, bAthNoc1.hap1.1, whole genome shotgun sequence DNA harbors:
- the EXPH5 gene encoding exophilin-5 — MTAAPQGPDLSFLNEEEARAVFEVLQRDSELRRAEKDRVSKLLKRKKSGTVLQGVTGEWFEEIQRKKFQNYIDVNRMLKPPLEHQLRKSKNTNHKEFKMSSCTNPQAQKNTSASFLGFRSPFAWLFSFRKSRKNQTQKQPRYDSSASPSSKVEEMATAEMCNSPMSTETSGHSFDANQNEMMEKSTQEWNEQLEKEFFSVLNDLDDQLAQEQAQDPVDRTVTTSSTSNVQYSSALPTPKRQTASRGQHRNDWNDMPSTFFPDGLRTIRAKDEHKIFVRPRKLHSAYINWRQTAFQEDYNYGDPVDGNPHLLSSRLSSISFGRSSEGSLYPPSITQNSGFRHKSCMNRDTAGRSYSVCSLRRCSSSVSSDQLSASSLQHPLARESNNGFVPRFGRQNPKRIPLSSIVWNNTPDSPGQTSTQEKMFRTQSLMEIHAPDHGRYPSSVQETKKYACYHSKHHYRRSISSSSCFSRVSCPDKVTSLLPFDNWENYPLYKSENNLSRSYYRDASHGKLYANQKNSPYGREDSSPSWADIPQYYSDEAFISPDASFEIIMANLNDQQLPHTKNAKFGSQRLQNDFHMYSPENTNIRRIMRSANRTCSEFTEGCQPWLSYNSSVSSSSTRTDESVFPNSKDQTKLIGLNRNSVVVTQRSTKADFTQLEQAEGMKLPGEDMPLQSVPQQADTNYINTQSFPSNSPTSAMLQSNASLFNTMRSKRQTQVTARGDIAKMYTSNSDKRNVQMKENNRPPNSAFGQPPCILPADESRKEPLLPSQKEWEHNLRYAAKRESIKQDNRSAEAINQATPKRQSSLLNVASTPSTEKLANCQGMLSCPPSCSSSSSQSSPQALSHKDSSKCLGTLTSSSVNCTVTESRAECGKTAQVSRTGVTQKISKKTLQNTSTLFTKDCNGQFIASSPQNGNSGNIYMHRLDGDPKTSEHSLNYFCLEKESGKIRSNSPYVERLHEQDNLLRHTSSCSITGSPSRNSLKSPDPLVIYYTLPRKSASIAGSIMSGTPISLPRESRTTCNYLRSETPQRADAFYPNQRDVSCLDKKHSFLTSPSLNVATSNKEKDYPSTLTKSPSNSVSSSTSVELTDRCKHLSRRESCVFSDCKERGNFLQKYKTTSTFTVCVDEDHVKYHELVSIYYTLPRRHSRTFCNLFRDNPEDADLPCPKENTLSSRIQNKKNEGHVSLANVFFPSTLEKEVPSYSSDQVSSSLVTPQNLGTAVDSEEENSHLSPNSEKICSSKSVSVVHNSQDSSDLSLAENVLSDMVTKEISFGGPQSTPIVAKSDKGISDASSSQNTEICLKEKEVLQTTTLLMSALSIPSKPGRHLENPLYSTSTNKNIIQKGNSENCCQPPEVNTNKNLSGLLLHPGGKSSLGGKGNTERADVPVPPGEGKYRDSTEVKQRVNFLHQTTPLYNNKCSGLQLRAGSSRKNANDFNSCSKVLSKSQNKASEVSTASSAAPLLQLGEVVSTDTGELKNSEIKKEQNSQSTCIAKDYSGLQESERHSEGSLNINCKDKVLRVTQDQKTTQSAEDENKLRFECAREKVKDIEKRKNRPSIKNKLAAVYKTSRKFSSKNLPPKPHISNIFSQNDGSATSSEVDMSLDSLISVDSYQPFLQLDNENQNHSLDPDKNMTRPRTAKNKKTENQNDPSLLVKNSNWKSFTSSYTRKEAISPPKNTVNVENRPNVTTLFPDKAVTTRNKNSQTPDLRLESKSQPISPTAAPSDLLDDEKRRASSHACSPPLPLLSDKNSNTYVNSCLQADICPGQNLTSQTVLGQCQNTSQSASLKNANLQSYQLRKSHAKSQRERHLSEGICARDSDETFASGSNILPKDGIHGKRFKSYSELLSCDENENWASDDEKCYSTRNLMYPSVEFGIFGKEQQLAFLENIKRSLTEGRLWRPCFLNNPGALRDRDPPSINRAELLSSSSAGSKMSSAASSPREPTDTYREYPAAYSDSDSDTTTDDEYYLDEIDKESEL; from the exons aaaaaatttcagaattacATTGATGTCAATAGAATGCTAAAGCCTCCATTAGAGCATCAGCTAAGGAAGAGCAAAAACACCA atcataaagaatttaaaatgtcATCCTGCACAAATCCTCAAGCACAAAAGAACACTTCAGCTTCCTTTCTGGGGTTCAGATCACCTTTTGCTTGGCTTTTCTCCTTTAGAAAATCAAGGAAAAACCAGACTCAGAAGCAACCACG ATATGACAGTTCTGCTAGCCCATCTTCAAAAGTGGAAGAAATGGCAACG GCTGAAATGTGTAATTCCCCAATGTCAACTGAAACAAGTGGTCATTCTTTTGATGCTAACCAAAATGAAATGATGGAGAAAAGTACACAGGAATGGAATGAACAGCTAGAGAAGGAGTTTTTCAGTG ttCTAAATGACCTGGATGACCAGCTGGCCCAGGAACAAGCCCAAGACCCAGTGGACAGGACAGTTACTACTAGCAGTACATCAAATGTCCAGTACAGTAGTGCACTCCCTACTCCAAAGAGGCAGACTGCTAGTAGGGGTCAACACAGAAATGACTGGAATGACATGCCTAGCACATTTTTCCCCGATGGTCTGAGAACAATAAGAGCAAAAGATGAACACAAGATTTTCGTCAGACCAAGGAAATTACACAGTGCATATATAAACTGGCGCCAGACAGCCTTTCAAGAAGATTATAATTATGGTGATCCAGTCGATGGAAATCCTCATCTACTAAGCAGCAGGTTGTCTTCCATTTCTTTCGGACGGTCTTCAGAAGGTAGCTTATATCCTCCTTCCATAACACAGAACAGTGGATTTAGGCACAAGAGTTGTATGAACAGGGATACAGCTGGCAGAAGTTACTCTGTATGTTCCCTTCGGAGATGTTCATCATCAGTATCTTCTGACCAGCTATCAGCATCTAGTTTACAACATCCATTGGCAAGGGAGAGCAACAATGGTTTTGTACCAAGGTTTGGTCGACAGAACCCAAAGAGAATTCCTCTGTCTTCTATTGTGTGGAACAACACACCAGACTCTCCTGGACAAACATCAActcaagaaaaaatgtttagaacCCAATCACTGATGGAGATTCATGCTCCAGACCATGGTAGATATCCTAGTTCTGTGCAAGAAACCAAGAAATATGCATGTTACCACTCAAAACACCACTACAGAAGATCTATTTCAAGCAGTAGTTGCTTTAGTAGAGTTAGTTGCCCTGACAAAGTTACTTCTCTGTTGCCCTTTGATAACTGGGAAAATTATCCATTATacaaatcagaaaataatctCTCTAGATCCTACTACAGAGATGCTTCTCATGGCAAGTTGTATGCAAACCAAAAGAATTCTCCTTATGGAAGAGAAGACAGCTCTCCTTCTTGGGCTGATATTCCTCAGTACTACAGTGATGAAGCATTTATTTCCCCTGATGCCAGCTTTGAAATTATTATGGCTAATTTAAATGACCAGCAGTTGCCACATACAAAAAATGCCAAGTTTGGTTCACAGCGCCTACAGAACGATTTTCACATGTATTCTCCAGAAAATACAAATATCAGAAGGATAATGAGAAGTGCAAATAGAACTTGTTCAGAATTCACCGAGGGCTGTCAGCCTTGGCTAAGTTATAACTCTTCAGTTTCTTCATCTAGTACCAGAACTGATGAGTCAGTCTTTCCTAATTCAAAGGACCAAACAAAACTTATAGGACTGAACAGGAATTCAGTTGTCGTTACACAAAGAAGTACTAAGGCAGACTTTACACAACTAGAACAGGCTGAAGGTATGAAACTGCCAGGTGAAGACATGCCGTTACAGTCAGTTCCTCAACAAGCAGATACAAACTACATCAACACTCAGAGTTTTCCCTCTAACAGCCCTACTTCTGCCATGTTGCAAAGCAATGCATCTCTCTTTAACACAATGAGATCAAAGAGACAAACCCAAGTCACTGCCAGAGGCGATATTGCAAAAATGTATACATCAAACAGTGATAAAAGAAATGtacaaatgaaggaaaacaatCGCCCACCCAACAGTGCGTTCGGCCAGCCTCCCTGCATTTTGCCAGCTGATGAGAGCAGGAAGGAACCTCTTCTTCCAAGTCAGAAAGAATGGGAACATAATCTGCGTTATGCAGCAAAAAGAGAGAGCATCAAACAGGATAATCGGAGTGCAGAAGCCATTAACCAAGCTACTCCAAAGAGACAGTCCTCACTGCTGAATGTTGCTTCCACTCCGTCTACTGAAAAATTAGCAAACTGTCAAGGCATGTTGTCCTGTCCTCCCAGTTGTTCATCTAGCTCCTCACAAAGCTCTCCACAAGCACTTTCTCATAAAGACAGTTCTAAATGTTTAGGAACACTAACTAGCTCTTCAGTAAATTGCACCGTTACTGAATCTCGAGCAGAATGTGGAAAAACAGCTCAAGTGAGCAGAACAGGTGTTACCCAaaagatttcaaagaaaacactgcaaaatacaAGCACTTTATTTACTAAGGACTGTAATGGACAGTTCATTGCTAGTTCTCCACAAAATGGAAATTCTGGAAATATTTATATGCATAGACTTGATGGAGACCCTAAGACCTCTGAAcatagtttaaattatttttgccttgaaaaagaaagtggaaaaataagGAGTAATTCACCTTATGTTGAAAGGCTTCATGAGCAAGACAACTTGCTGAGACATACCAGTAGCTGCAGCATTACTGGCTCCCCTAGCAGAAACAGCCTCAAATCTCCTGACCCACTTGTTATTTATTATACTTTGCCTAGAAAATCAGCCAGCATTGCTGGCAGTATTATGTCAGGTACACCCATCTCTTTACCTAGAGAAAGTAGAACAACATGCAATTATTTAAGGTCTGAAACTCCACAGAGAGCTGATGCTTTTTATCCTAATCAAAGAGATGTGTCTTGTTTAGACAAAAAACATTCCTTTTTAACTTCACCATCATTAAATGTTGCTACAAGTAACAAAGAGAAAGATTACCCCAGTACTTTAACCAAAAGTCCTAGTAATTCAGTAAGTAGTAGTACATCAGTCGAACTGACAGACAGATGTAAACATCTAAGTAGAAGAGAATCCTGTGTGTTTTCAGATTGTAAGGAGAGGGGAAATTTTTTGCAGAAATATAAAACTACGAGCACTTTTACAGTTTGTGTCGATGAAGATCATGTCAAGTATCATGAACTAGTTTCAATTTATTACACATTACCACGGAGGCATTCAAGAACATTTTGTAACCTCTTTAGAGATAATCCAGAGGATGCAGATCTACCTTGTCCCAAAGAAAATACTCTGTCATCAAgaatacaaaacaagaaaaatgaaggtCATGTGAGTTtagcaaatgtttttttccccagtacttTGGAAAAAGAGGTGCCTTCATATTCTTCTGACCAAGTATCTTCATCTCTGGTCACACCTCAGAACTTAGGAACTGCTGTTGATAGTGAAGAAGAGAATTCCCACTTATCTCCTAACTCTGAGAAGATATGTAGCTCAAAGTCAGTGAGTGTGGTACATAACAGCCAAGATAGTTCAGATCTTTCATTAGCAGAAAATGTGCTTTCTGACATGGTaacaaaagaaatttcttttgGTGGTCCACAATCCACTCCAATAGTGGCTAAGTCAGATAAGGGCATTTCTGATGCTTCAAGCagccaaaatacagaaatatgcctaaaagaaaaggaagttttacAAACAACCACACTGCTAATGTCCGCTTTATCAATCCCATCCAAGCCAGGCAGACATTTAGAAAATCCTTTGTATTCTActtcaacaaataaaaatattatacagAAGGGAAACTCTGAAAACTGCTGTCAGCCCCCTGAAGTAAACACCAATAAAAATCTGAGCGGTTTACTCCTCCACCCAGGAGGGAAGAGTTCCCTTGGAGGGAAAGGTAACACAGAGCGTGCTGATGTGCCCGTTCCTCCTGGGGAAGGCAAGTACAGGGATAGTACTGAAGTCAAACAGAGAGTAAATTTCCTACATCAAACCACCCCTCTGTATAATAATAAATGTAGTGGACTGCAATTAAGGGCTGGCAGTtcaagaaaaaatgcaaatgatttCAACTCTTGTAGCAAAGTACTTTCAAAGTCTCAGAACAAAGCATCCGAGGTAAGCACAGCTTCCAGTGCTGCTCCATTACTTCAGCTAGGTGAGGTGGTTAGCACAGATACAGGTGAATTAAAGAACTCAGAAATTAAGAAAGAGCAAAACTCACAGAGTACTTGTATAGCTAAAGATTATAGTGGTTTGCAGGAATCAGAGAGGCACAGTGAAGGCAGCCTGAACATTAACTGTAAAGATAAAGTCCTCAGGGTTACACAAGATCAGAAGACAACACAGAGTGCTGAAGATGAGAACAAGCTTCGCTTTGAATGCGCAAGAGAGAAAGTCAAAGatatagaaaaaaggaaaaacagaccttcaattaaaaataaactggcaGCTGTTTACAAAACAAGTCGAAAATTTTCAAGTAAAAATTTACCCCCCAAACCACACATAAGtaatattttttcacagaatGATGGAAGTGCCACTTCTTCAGAGGTTGACATGTCTCTTGactcattgatttcagtggattCTTATCAGCCATTCCTGCAGTTGGACAATGAAAATCAGAATCACAGTCTGGACCCTGATAAGAATATGACAAGACCAAGAACAGCTAAGAATAAGAAGACTGAAAATCAGAATGACCCTTCTTTGCTTGTTAAGAACAGCAACTGGAAGTCCTTTACAAGCTCATACACCCGGAAGGAAGCCATCAGTCCCCCCAAAAATACAGTGAATGTGGAAAATAGGCCAAATGTTACAACCCTATTTCCAGATAAAGCAGTAACCACAAGAAATAAGAATTCCCAAACACCTGATCTCAGGTTAGAAAGCAAAAGCCAGCCCATCTCTCCTACTGCTGCTCCATCAGACCTACTGGATGATGAGAAAAGAAGAGCTAGCAGTCATGCCTGCAGTCCTCCCTTGCCTCTTCTATCTGACAAAAACTCAAACACATATGTAAATAGCTGCTTGCAGGCAGACATATGTCCAGGGCAAAACTTGACTTCCCAGACAGTGCTTGGTCAGTGTCAAAATACCTCTCAGTCTGCTAGCTTAAAAAATGCTAACTTACAGAGCTATCAGTTGCGCAAGAGTCATGCCAAAAGTCAGCGTGAGCGTCACCTTTCTGAGGGTATTTGTGCTCGAGATTCTGATGAGACCTTTGCTTCGGGAAGCAATATTCTACCAAAAGATGGTATACATGGGAAAAGATTTAAGTCTTACTCGGAGCTGTTGTCTtgtgatgaaaatgaaaactggGCATCGGATGATGAAAAATGTTACAGCACTAGAAATCTGATGTATCCTTCTGTTGAATTTGGTATATTTGGCAAAGAACAACAGTTGGCTTTCCTGGAAAATATCAAGAGGTCACTCACAGAAGGGCGATTGTGGAGACCTTGCTTTCTTAATAACCCTGGTGCTCTCAGAGATAGAGACCCCCCTTCTATAAACAGGGCTGAGCTTTTGAGCTCAAGTTCTGCTGGGAGCAAAATGTCATCAGCTGCTTCATCCCCCCGAGAGCCGACTGATACCTACCGGGAGTACCCAGCAGCTTATTCGGACTCAGACAGTGATACCACCACCGATGATGAATACTACCTAGATGAGATAGATAAAGAATCAGAGCTATGA